Part of the Zingiber officinale cultivar Zhangliang chromosome 6A, Zo_v1.1, whole genome shotgun sequence genome, TTTTCATAGGAACTGGTTCATTAGCTTCAGTAGTACGAATGTCTTGAACATCCTCGCAAATTCCATAATAATTATTCTGCTCCGCAATTGAAGTAATATCAGAAGTCTCCCCTGTCAGATATTCGCTAAGTTAAGGCATTGTCATGTAAATACAAGAGGAACTATAATCATGAGCTTCATGGACAAGATTCTAACCCAATCCTTTGGCAATGAAGTCTGTTGCACTCCACAATAGACCAATTGCTGGCAAACTTATATTTATCTCCTTATTCTGAGCACTGTATGCGCCAGTGACTTCTTTGCAGCTGGATTAATACAAGAAAATATATTGAATAAAGATGTATCTCAGATATCATATATaggtaataaaaaaaaaatcagaatcttCTTCTTTGGGAATTGAATATCTGATGGATCAGAAAAAAACAAGCGCGTTGCTATGGAGGAAATACTGAAAATGGTAGCATTGACTAATTGATATGAGTATGACTATCAAATGCTCCATATTTGTAAAAGATAGATATGAATAGCTGCACTTAATCAATTATGGAGGAAAAGAACATCAACAACAGCAACCTGTGAGTCTCAATTAGTTGGGGTTAGattattaagaaaataaaaaggtaaCTTCCAATTTATTCCTTCTATATATTCCAGGAagaaaatctgaaaattttaGAAGCTTTATTTCCTTTTCAGCTATGGTTAATGATGGCCACATTGTGAAACATTCAACCATCATTAGGAATTTTGAGCCACACAGAGGGATCCATAGGCAGACAACCTAATTTTAGGTAGCACGAGCAAAAGAATCTATAATACCAAATGGACAAGCCCCAACAATTTTGACCTGGCTCCAAAAGCTGAGACACAACTTATCCAGTTTTTCTCTGGCTTTCTATGTTAGGTTTGGATGTTTTTTGAAGCGCACCCCACCTCCTGATTTCTCATTCAGTCAATAGTGAAAAAAAATTCAAGCTGAAAGTTCTCTTCACTCTCAATTTTTACAAATATCATCAATGCAAGGCTAGCTTTTATATCTCAGTCTTTATCGCTTGAAGTTAGTGGTGCATGCTAATCAGATCACATGTCAAGCCTAAAATGGTGTAGTC contains:
- the LOC121997482 gene encoding uncharacterized protein LOC121997482 isoform X6, with product MLLRCILLCLQQKLSCKEVTGAYSAQNKEINISLPAIGLLWSATDFIAKGLGETSDITSIAEQNNYYGICEDVQDIRTTEANEPVPMKKLIDYKSLLFSVFTILGILQQMSGLSFLVYCIWQLEVQGIQAMWKEKLIQMLMVI
- the LOC121997482 gene encoding uncharacterized protein LOC121997482 isoform X7; amino-acid sequence: MLLRCILLCLQQKLSCKEVTGAYSAQNKEINISLPAIGLLWSATDFIAKGLGETSDITSIAEQNNYYGICEDVQDIRTTEANEPVPMKKLIDYKSLLFSVFTILGILQQMSGLSFLVYCIWQLEVQGIQAMWKEKLY
- the LOC121997482 gene encoding uncharacterized protein LOC121997482 isoform X5 translates to MLLRCILLCLQQKLSCKEVTGAYSAQNKEINISLPAIGLLWSATDFIAKGLGETSDITSIAEQNNYYGICEDVQDIRTTEANEPVPMKKLIDYKSLLFSVFTILGILQQMSGLRCSPVILVVQPAMLSRRYCLDSEICILKHT